One Miscanthus floridulus cultivar M001 unplaced genomic scaffold, ASM1932011v1 fs_401_1_2, whole genome shotgun sequence genomic window carries:
- the LOC136531642 gene encoding defensin Ec-AMP-D1-like, producing MESSRKMQPVAILLLLLIVATDMAVQAKECEKNSERFVGICTNDENCATVCRSEGFMGGRCSTFRRRCICIKPC from the exons ATGGAGTCGTCACGTAAGATGCAGCCGGTCGCCATCCTTCTACTCCTGCTCATTGTGGCCACCG ATATGGCGGTGCAGGCGAAGGAATGCGAGAAGAACAGCGAGCGATTTGTTGGGATATGCACGAACGACGAGAACTGCGCCACCGTGTGCCGTAGTGAAGGCTTCATGGGTGGCAGGTGTAGCACCTTCCGCCGCCGCTGCATCTGCATTAAGCCGTGCTAA